The nucleotide window GGATCACCGGCTGGCTCGTGCACAACCGGCTCACCTACGCGCCGCCGGAGATCGACCGGCTGGCCGAGCTCGTCCTGGCCCAGCTGAAGGAGGTCCGATGAGGCAGGCATCGCTGGCCCAGAACGGGATCTGGTTCACCGAGCACGCGGTCGACGCGGGGTCGGCGTACCACATCCCGCTGTCCGTCGTCCTGCGCGGCGACCTCGACGTGGCCGCGCTGGAAGCGGCGTGCGGCGACGTCGTCACGCGGCACCCGCTGCTCGCGTGTGGACTGTCCGAAAGCGACGGCTCCCTTACCCTCGTCGAAGAGGATCCGCCGGTCCTGGAGCGCGCTGCGGGTACCCGGCGTGAGCTGATCGCGCGGCCGTTCGGCGACGGCCCGCTGTCCCGGTTCGTCCTGTTCGAGGACCACGAGCTGCTGATCGTCGTGCACCACCTGGTGTTCGACGGCGCGTCGAAGGACGTCCTGCTGCGCGACCTCGCGGCCTGCTACAACGCTCGCGTCGCCGGGACCGGGCCGCAGCTCCCGGCCGCGCCGCCGGACTACCGGGAGCACGTCGAGGGCGAGGCCGAACGCGTCGCCGCGGCGCTCGAGCAGGCCAAGGCGTTCTGGGCGACGCGGCCGCTTCCCGAGGACGTCGTGCTGCCCGGGCTCGACGGCCCGCCGGACGCCCGGGACGGCGAGTTCGTCAAGCTCACCCTGCCCGCCGGGCTGCGGGAGTCGGCCCGCGACCTCGGGCTTTCGCAGTTCGAGCTGCTGCTCGCCGCGATCCAGGTGCTGCTGTTCCGGTACGGCAACGCGCGGCCTGCGGTGGCGATCGACCTGTCGACGCGCACGCCGCGGCACCGGCACGCCGTCGGCGTGTTCGTCAACGAGCTGCCGATCGCCCTCGACGCCGACGCCGCAACGCCGTTCCGGGCGTTCGGGGAAGGCGTGCGGGCCGAGCTCCGCGAGCTGTACCGGCACTGGGAAGTGCCACTCGCCCGGGCGGTATCGGGCGTCCGGCCCGCGACCGCGCTCGCGCCGGTGTCGCTGAGCTACCGGGACCGGGCCAAGGCGCCGGAGTTCACCGGCCTGGAAGCCACCGTGGACTGGACGGAGTTCGCGTTCGCCGCGCGCAACGCGCTGCACTTCCAGGTCGTCGCCGGGGACGGCGAGCCCACGCTGATCCTGCAGTACAGCAGCCGCCGGATCGGCCACGCCGACGTCACCCGGATCGGCGAGCACCTGCGCACGCTGCTGGCCGCCGCCGTCGGCGCGCCGGACACCCCGCTCGGCGAGCTGCCGGTGCTCGGCGACGCCGAGCTGGCGAACGTCCTGACCGCGTGGAACGACACGGCAGGGGACTTCCCCGAGACCACGCTGACCGCGCTGGTCGAGGCACAGGCGGACCGGACGCCGGACGCGGTGGCGGTCACCTTCGACGGCGTCGAACTGTCCTATGCGGAGCTCGACGCCCGCGCCAACGGCATCGCCCGGCAGCTGCGCGGCCAGGGCGTGGGCCCCGATGACGTCGTCGCGATCTGCGCCGAACGCTCGCCCGAGCTGGTCGTCGGGCTCCTCGCGATCCTCAAGGCCGGGGCGGCCTACCTGCCGCTGGATCCCGAATATCCCGCCGAGCGGCTCGCGTTCATGCTCTCCGACGCCGCCCCCGCCGCGATCCTGACCCAGCGCCGCCTGCTCGACGAGCTGCCGCCCCTGGAGCGCAAGCCGATCCAGCTCGACGACGTCGTCCGCGGCGAGCGCCTGGACCCCGTCGCCGGGCCGGACAACGCGGCCTACGTCATCTACACCTCGGGCTCGACCGGCCGCCCGAAAGGCGTGGTCACCGAGCACCGCGCGATCGTCAACCGGCTGCACTGGATGCAGCGGACCTACGGGCTCGGCGCCGACGACGTGGTGCTGCAGAAGACCCCGGTGAGCTTCGACGTCTCGGTGTGGGAGCTGTTCTGGCCGCTGACCACCGGCGCCCGGCTGGCACTCGCCAAGCCGGGCGGGCACAAGGACGCCGCCTACCTCCAAAGCCTGCTCGCCGCGGGCGTCACGACCGCCCACTTCGTCCCGTCGATGCTGGAGGTGTTCCTCGCCGAGGAGACGGCCGGCGCACCGGCCCTGCGCCGGGTGATCTGCAGTGGCGAGGAACTGCCAGCCGGCCTCGCGCGCCGGTTCACCGCCCGCTTCCCCGGCGTCGAGCTGCACAACCTGTACGGCCCGACCGAGGCGGCGATCGACGTCAGCCACTGGCACTGCCGGCCGGACCTCCTCGACGGGCTGACGCGGGTGCCGATCGGGCGGCCCATCGACAACGTCCGGCTGTACGTCCTCGACGCCGGACGGCGGCTCGTCCCGCCGGGGACACCCGGTGAGCTGCACATCGGCGGCGTCGGCGTCGCGCGCGGCTACCTGAACCGGCCCGAGCTGACCGAAGAGAGGTTCGTGCCGGACCCCTTCGAACCCGGCTCGCGGCTGTACCGGACCGGCGACCTGGCGCGCCACCGGCCCGACGGCACCCTCGAGTTCCTCGGCCGGATCGACACCCAGGTCAAGATCCGCGGCCAGCGCGTCGAGCTGGGCGAGATCGAGGCCGCGCTGCGCGGTGACGACGTCCGCGACGCCGTCGTGGCCCTGCGCGAGGACCGGCCCGGCGACCAGCGCCTGGTCGCCTACCTCATCGGATCGGCGCGACCGGAGGAGCTGAAAGACCGGCTCAAGCGCCTCCTGCCGGACTACATGGTGCCGAGCGCGTACGTCGCCCTCGACGCGTTTCCCCTGACCCCGAACGGCAAACTCGACCGGAACGCCCTCCCCGCACCCGCGCCGTCCACAGTGGACGCGGGCGGTACCGAGCCGCGCACGGATGTCGAAAAGCTGATGGCGCAGCTCTGGCAGGAGGTGCTGGGCCTCGACCGGGTCGGCATCGACGACGACTTCTTCGACCTCGGCGGGCACTCCCTGCTGGCCACCAAGGTCGTCTCGCGGCTGCGCCGCCGGCTGCCCGAGGGCTCGCCCGGCATCACGGTGATGGACGTCTTCGCCGAGCCGACGATCCGCGAGCTGGCCGCGATGATCGAAACCCCGGACGCGGAAAGCCGCGCGGGCAAACGGCTCTACGAGCTGACCCGGCCGCTCCCCGACCACGAACGCGTGGTGACCTACGTCGGCGTGCCGTACGCGGGCACCAGCGCGGTCGTCTTCCAGCCCCTGGCCGACGCGCTGCCACCCGGGTGCACGCTGTTCGCCGTCGCCCTGCCGGGGCACGACCCCGGCATCGTCGAGGAATCGCTGCCCCTGGAGGAGATCGCGCAGGAGTGCGTCGCCGAGATCCTCGAGCGCGTCACCGGCCCCCTGGTCCTCTACAGCCACTGCCTGGGCAGCGCGCTGACCACGGAGATCGCGCGGCGGCTGGAGGCGGCCGGGCGCGAGATCGACGCGATCTACGTCGCCGCGAACTTCCCGTTCGCCCTGCCGGTGCGGGGCGCGCTCGGCAAGCTCGGCCAGCTGACCAAGCTCAAGCGGCTGCGCAGCGACCGGTCGTGGGCCAACTGGCTGCGCGGCATGGGCGCCGACCTCGAAGGCCTGCCGCCCGAAGAGATCCAGCTGATCGTCAAGCTGATGCGCGAGGACGGCGCCCACGCCGAGGACTACTTCTCCGCGCTGCTCGACACCGGCGCCGCGAAGCTGCGCGCGCCGATCATCTCGGTGGTCGGCGAACGCGACCCGATCACCGAGTACTACCAGGAGCGCTACCGGGAGTGGCAGATCGTCACCCGGAAGACGGCATTGGTCGTCCTCGACGAGGCCGGGCACTACTTCCTGCGGTTCCGTCCCGAAGAACTCGCCGAGATCATCACGTCCGTGCACCCGGCCCTCGCGGCCGGGACCACCGACGAGCTGACGCACGAGGCCCGCGGCGAGGACGCGAGCTGGTGGTTCACCGAGGTCTCCGAAGCACCCGACGACCTACCGCCACCCCGGACGCCGCAGCCGAGCCTCGGGCGGTTCCTCACCGTCGCGGCCGGGCAGCTCGTGTCCATCACCGGCTCGCAGCTGACGGAATACGCGATCCCGCTGTGGATCTACCTCACCACGGGCTCGCTGACGTCGTACGCGACGTCGTGGATCTTCGGCATGCTCGGGCTGTTCCTGGCCCCGGTCGCCGGGGCGATCGTCGACCGGTGCGACCGGCGGAAGGTGATGCTGGCCGCCGACTGCGCGTCCGGCGTCATCCAGGCCGTGTTCGCGCTGATCTACTTCACCGGGGAGCTGCGGATCTGGCAGATCTGGATCGGGCTCGGCCTGCTGTCGGTGGCACTGGTCTTCCAGCGGCTGGCCTACCAGTCCGCGGTGCCGCAGCTGGTGCCGAAGCACTTCCTCGGCCACGCCAACGGCGTCGTGCAGCTCTCGACGGGTGTCGGCCAGTTCATCGCGCCGCTGCTCGCCGCCGCCGCGATCTCGCTGTTCAGCCTCGGCGGCATCCTGGTGTTCGACCTGGTCAGCTTCGCGATCGCGGTCACCGTCGTCGCCGCGGTGAAATTCCCGCGGTCGATGCCGCACAAGCACCGCGAGTCGCTCGGCCGCGAGATCGTCCACGGCTGGCGCTATTCGGTCGGCAACCGCTACATCCGCGGCATGGTCGCCTACATGGGGCTGCTGAACATCTTCCTCTCCGCGGTGATCCTGCTGATCTTCCCGCTGGTGCTGTCCTTCGGTTCCCTGTCCACCGTGGCCACGGTGTCGTTCCTCGGCGGGATCGGGGCCGCGCTCGGCGGGCTGGCGATGTCCATGTGGGGCGGGCCGAGCCGGCGGCGGATGCGCGGGATGCTGACCGCGGGCGTCGCGATGGGCGTCTGCGGCGCGGTCGCCGGGCTGCACGCCGGCATCGCCGTCGTCGCGACCGGGCTGGCCGGGATGTTCTTCTGCGTGGCGCTGGTCAACGGCATCCACGCGACGATCGTGCAGGTCAAGGTGCCGCAGCGGTACCACGGCCGGGTGTTCGCGCTCGACCAGATGATCGCCTGGTCGACCATCCCGCTCGGGCTGATCGTGGTGGCGCCGCTGGTGATCGGGCTGTTCGAGCCGCTGCTCATGCCCGGCGGCGGGCTCGCCGAGAGCGTCGGCGCGGTGCTCGGGACCGGGCCGGGCCGCGGCATCGGGTTCAGCTACGTCGTGCTCGGGCTGCTGATCGTCGCGCTCGGCCTGGGGGCGCTGCGCACCCGCGTGCTCTCGCGCTTCGACGAGGACATGCCGGACGCGCTGCCCGACGACGTCGTCGGCATCCAGGCCCTGCGGGAACGGCGGGGAGAAGGAGCGCGCCGATGATCGAACCGGCCCGCGACGACCGGCCGGCGTTGCTCGCCGAGGACGGCACGGTCACCACCCACCGCGAGCTGGCCGGCCAGGTCGACGTGCTGTCCGCCTGGCTGCGCGGGATCGTGGAGCCGGACCAGGTCGTCGCGGTGGCCATGGGCAACACGCCCTCCGCGGTCGCCATGCTGCTCGCGACGGCGTCGGTCGCGGTCTGCGCGCCGCTGCCGCCCGGCGGATCGGCCGAGGGGCTGGGCGCCTCCGTGGTCATCGCGGAAGCGGCCGAGGCCGATGTTCCGGTGGTCCGGCCGTTCGACGACGTCGGGCGGGTAGCCGGGCCGCGGTGTTCGGTGCCGGGAACTGCTCTGCTCGTACGGACCTCCGGCAGCACCGGCGCGGCGAAGCTCGTGCCGCTGTCCGGTGACGCCGTGCGGTACGCGGCGTCGCTGGTCGCGGAGACACTCGAACTCACCCCGGCCGACCGCGCGCTGAACGCGCTGCCGTTGCACCACACGCACGGTCTCGTCGGCGTGGTGCTGTCGAGCCTGACGGCCGGTGCGAGCGTCGTCTGCCTGCCGGGCTACCGCGACGACGGGATGCTCGCCGCGTTCCGCGCGTTCACGCCGACCTGGTACAGCGCGGTTCCGGCGATCCACGCGCGCGTGGCCGCGTTCGCCGCCGACGGGAAACTCGAGGGACACCGGCTGCGGTTCGCGCGGTCGGCGTCCGCCCCGCTGCCGGAGGCCTTGCGCCGTCGGCTCGGGGACGCGCTCGGCGTCCCGGTGCTGCAGGCGTACGCGCTGACCGAAGCGCCGGGCGAGATCTGCGCGCACCGCCCGTCGGTGCCGGTGCCGCCGGGCACGGTCGGGCCGCCGGTCGGCTGCGAGGTCTCGGTGGGCGCGTCGGGCGAAATCCTGGTGCGCGGACCGCACGTCTGCGCCGGCTATCTGTCCACAGTGGATGGCCCACTGATCGGGCACCCGGATGGACTGCTGGCCACCGGCGACCTCGGGCGGCTCACCGAAGAGGGCGAACTGGTCCTGGCCGGGCGCCGCGACGACGTGATCAACCGCGCCGGCGAGAAGGTCTTCCCGGCGGACCTGGAGAACGTCCTGGCCGGGCACCCTGGCGTGACCGACGTCGTGGTCGGCGGTGCGGCCGACCCGGTGCTGGGCGAGGCCGTGGTCGCCGTCGTCGTCGCCGGGGACGTCACCGACGACGACCTCCGCCGGTTCTGCGCGCGGACGCGCCCGGCGCACGGCCCGGACCGGATCGCGCGGGTCGCCGAGATCCCGCGCTCGGCCACGGGCAAGGTGAACCGCCGCGCGCTGGTCGCCTCGCTCGGCCCCGCGCCCGAAGCCGCCGACGTGCTCGACGCCGTCGCCGCCATCTGGGCGGAGGTGCTGTACCTGCCTTCGCCCGATCCCGACACCGGGCTGGACGAGCTGGGCGGCGAGTCGCTGCACGGCGCCCGCATCGAGGCGCTGGTCGCCGAACGCCTCGACGTCCGGCTGCCGCCGTCGGCCGTCCTGGACCGCGGGATGACCATCCGCAGGATGGCGGCCCTGGTCCGGGATTCGTGAGCCCTGCCGCCACCCTCGCCACGGTGCTGCTGGCCTACCTGCCGGCCGCGGTCACCCCCGGCCCCAACTTCGTGCTGATCGCGCACACCGCCGCGGCCGGCACCCGGCGCGCCGCGGTGGCCGTCGCGCTCGGGGTGGTCGTGGCGGGTGGCCTGCTGGCCGCGGTCGCGGTCTTCGGGCTCGGCAGCCTGCTGGCCCGCACACCGTGGCTGGCGACGGCGTTGCGCGTGGTCTGCGGCGCGTACCTCGCCTGGCTCGGCGTGCGGCTGTGGCTCCGGGCCCGCGCCCCGGACACGGCCCCGCCGTCGGGTCACGGCAGCGCCTTCCGCCAGGGCGTGGTCAGCAACCTGACCAACCCCAAGGCCGCCGCGTTCTTCGGCAGCGTCCTCACCGCGACCCTGCCCCCGGCCGAACCCACGGCCGTCAAAGCCGCCGCGGTCGCGCTGATCGTCACCGCCTCGGCCGCGTGGCACCTGAGCGTGGCCCTGTTGTTCTCCGCGTCTTCGACCCAACGCTGGTACGCGCGCGCGAAACCGGCGCTCAACCGGGTCGTGGGCACGATTCTCGTCGTCCTTGGCCTCGTGCTCGCCTGGACGCCGTGAAGGCCTCCCCGCGCGCGGCGAGGAGGCCTTCACGAACGAGCCGCGGTCCTACCGGGTGCCGCCCGAAGCGCGCTGCTTCTGCGCGTGCGCGGACCGGGTGCAGACCTCGCCGACGTCGACCGTCTGGCCGCGGTCGGCGTAGACGTCGGCCACGCCGACCAGCTTGCCGCCCGGCGTCGAGCAGGTCAGCTGGTAGGCCTCCTTCGTCCCGTAGGTCGGCGGGATCGGCGACGAGAACGACACGTCACCGGTCCAGTCGTCGACCGCGTCCGGGTTCGCCTGGTCGTAGTTGACCACCACGGCCTTGTAGTCGCCGGCCGGCGGGTCGAACAGCACGGCGTGCTCGGCCGTCGTGCCGCCGTTGGCCGACGAGCTGACCAGGTTGCCCGCCGAGTCGTAGACGTAGAGGTCCCAGTCGGTCGAGGTGCTCGCCCAGTTGATGTTGACGCTGAACTTCCCGTTGTCGACCTTCGGCAGGCCGTCGACGTGGAAGGTGAACGAGTCACCCGCCGGGTCGGCCGGGTAGTTCTGGTTGATCGGCGGCACGCCAGCCGGGTTGGCGACCGCGTAGCCCTGCTGCGCGGGACCCTGCGGGGTGCGCCCGTACCGGCCGGCCACGTACGGCCGCGTCGACGGGTTGACCGACCACGCGAAGCGCCCGCCGGTGGCGGTGAACTTCGAGTTCAGGTCGTCGGTGATGTAGATCGGCGGCTTGGTGGAGCCGTCGGGCTGGATCACCGGCGACGTCGGCGTCTGGAACGTCTTGTGCAGCTTGAGCTGGTAGCCCTTGGGCGCCGAGCCGATCAGCGTCGAGTGCTGCTGCGGGTCGGCCGCGTTGCCCAGCATGTCCAGGAACGCCTGGCGGTTGCCGCCCTTGCCGGCACCGGCCGCGGGGGCCAGACCGGCGTACTCGGCCACGACGCTGTCGGCGTAGGGCCCGTGGAAGCCGTTGCCGCCGACCTCGATCGTGAAGCCCCAGCCGCCGGTGGCCCAGTACGACCAGTCCTCGGTGGTGCCGGTCGTGTCGTAGAGCGCCCAGCTCGGCTCGCTGGTGTAGCCGTTGCGCGAGGCCAGCTTGTCGCCGAGGGCCTTGTACTGCGGCTCCTCCAGCGGCGGGCGGACGTCCGCCACGCCCGGCGGGCGCAGCACGAGCGCGGCGACGGTGTGCATCGTGATCAGGTTGGTCACCTGCCGCGAGGACACGATCGAGCGGACGTTGCGCACCTCGGGCTCGCTGAACGGCGCGGACCCGCGGAAGGTGTCGCCGCTCCAGGTCAGCTCGGCCCCGGCGCCGCCCCAGAAGCCGCCGTAGTTGCGGTTCGGGTCGGTGCCGCGGACGCGGCCGCCCGGGTTCGCCTTGCAGACGCCGGTCGCGAACTGCGGCGGCGAGTCGTTGACGTTGCAGTTCTTGCGCTTCATCTCGTAGTCGAAGCGGGTGAAGTCGCCCTTGGGCTCGGCCTCGCGGGAGATCTCGAAGCCGTCCGGGTTGATGATCGGCACGACGATGTTGCGCGTCTTGCCCACCAGCGACCGGATGGCGGCGTCGCGCGAGTAGCCGTTGACCAGCTCGTACGCCCATTCCATGACGTGCTCGCCGGCCGGCCACTCCCGGGCGTGGTGCACGCCCATGGTGAAGTTCACCGGCTTGCCGTCGGTGACGTTCTTGACGTCCGTGGCGATCTCGACGCCGACGACGTCACGACCTTCCCACGTCGATTCCGGCATCGTGAACGCCGAGACCAGACTCGGGTTCTTGCGGGCCAGTTCCTTGAGCTCGTAGTTGTACTCGTAGAGGTGCCGGTAGCTGGTGCGCCCGGACGGCAGCGCCGAAGCGGCGGTCTTGGCGGCGTACTCGCGGTCGGTCCGGGCGTCCCGGACCGACTTGGCCGAGAGGTCCGCCTCGATGACCTTCGACTTGAAGCCGCTGTCCTTCAGCGTCTTGCGGTCGGCGTCGTCGGCGAGCACGACCTCGACCCCGGTCGCGTCACCCTTCTCGGTGACGTCGAGCCCGAGGGCGGTCAGCTTGCCCTTGTCGGCGCGGGTGGGCGTCTCGACGCGGACGAGCTCCGCGCGCTGGGTCGCCGGAGTCGGCGTGCCCTGCGGCGTCAGGGCCAGGAAGTCGACACCGAGCTGGACCTGGCCGGCCGAGCCGCCGTACCGGCAGCCCTGGACGACGAGCTCCTGGCCCTTCTTCACGAAGCTCTCGGCGAGTTCGTGGCTGCGCAACGCCGTCGAGGCGGCGACCACCGCACCGGTGGCCTTGTCGAACACGGCGACGTCCCAGTCGCCCTCGGCGCCCGACGTGGCCTTGAGCCGCGCCTGCACCAAGCCATCCACAGTGGACGTCAGCTCGCGGCGATCGGCACCCGAGGTGCCCTTGGGCAGGACTTTCGCGAAGCAGGAGCGGGGCACCGACTTGTCGGCGCGCAGGATGTTCTGCGCCGCGACCGCGGTGCCGGACGGCAACGCGACGAACGTTCCGGCCAGTGCGACGGCCGAAGCCAGCATCACTAACCGTCTTGGTGAATTCCCCACAGGTAGAGACCTCCTTGACGCCAGACCGGCACGCACGGACGTACCGGAACCGGAGGACCATAATGGAGGAAATCCGGCCGCGGTAACCGCCGTAAGTCGTACAGCGTTCAACCCGCTTTTCACCGGGAGTTCAACCACCGCTCGGCTACTGTCGGTTCATGGTCACGTTCCCCGCGCGACGGGTGTCGGTCGCGATCTCGCTGACGGGCATCGCGGCCTTGGTGCTCGGCGCGGGCCTGGTGCTGTTGCTGCAGGTCATCCCGCCGACGGACGAAATCAGTGTCACCCGCCGCACGATCAGCGAGTACGGGTTGTCCGATCACAAGTGGGTCTTCGACCTCGCGGTGCTCCTGGTCGCCGCCGGCTCGGCGGCGGGCCTGCTGGTCCTCCACCGCCAGGGCAGGCTGCCGGCCCCGGCGGCCATCCTGGGGACACTGTGGACGGTCGGGCTGCTGGTCATCGTGGCCTTCCCCAAGCCGGACTGGGCCACCGTCTCCCGCGCCGACTTCGGCGGCACGCTGCACCGGATCGCGAGCGTGGTGGCGTTCGTGGCGCTGCCACTGGCGGTCCTGGTCGCGGCACGCGCGGCGTTCCCGGCGTCCCCCGGCCGCCGCTGGCTGGCCCGGGTGCTGGCCCTGGTGTCGCTGGGCTGGTTCGCGGTGATCCTGGGCGCGGTCGTGGTGGCCGCGACGTCCGACGGCCGGTGGTGGACGTTGATCCCGCTCGGCCTCGTCGAACGCGGGATGGCGCTGACCGAGCTGGTGGCGCTGGGTGTCCTGTTCGCCCCGGTCGGCGAGCGGTCCCGACAACCGCGATGACCCCGCGTCCGGCCGTCGATAACCTACACTGTAGGTACGCGACCGGAGGGGAAGTCATGACCGGAGCCCTGGCCTGGACGAAACCCGTGGTGCGCTGGGGCCTCGGCCACGCGCTCCCCCGCACCGTGCTGCGGCGCGAGGCCAAGCGTGGTGACCTGCAGGGACGCATGGTCGTCGCCGCGGCCGAAGGGCGGGATCTCACCACTCTGTTCGAAGAGATCCGGGACGTCGGGCCGCTCGCGCGGACGCGCTTCGGCTGGATGACCACCACGCACGCCGCCGTGCGGGAAGTGCTCTCCAGTGAGGACTTCCGCGTCGGCGTCCTCGGGTCGGACGGCTCCGCGCTCGGCCGGCTCGTCGAATGGTCGGCCGGCGAGCACCTGCACCCCGTGCGGCCGCCGTCGCTGCTCGCCGTCAACCCGCCCGAGCACACCCGCTACCGCAAGCTCGTCACCGGCGTGTTCACCGTGCGCGCGGTCGAACAGCTGCGCGGCCGGGTGCAGGAGATCGCCGACGGCCTGCTCGACGAGCTCGATCCGGCCCGCCCGCTCGACCTCGTCGAGTCCTACTGCGGGCTGCTGCCGGTCACCGTCATCAGCGAGATCCTCGGCGTGCCGCCGTCCGACCTCGGCAAGGTGCTGTCCCTGGGCGCGGCCGCCGCCCCCAGCCTCGACCTCGGGCTCGGCTGGCGCACCTTCCGCGACGTCGAGACCGCGCTCGCCGAGTTCGACACCTGGCTCGGCGAGCACCTCGACCACCTGCGCCGGCACCCCGGCGACGACCTGTTCAGCAAGCTCGTCGCGGCCCGCGACGGCGGGGTCGGCCTCACCGAGACGGAACTGAAGTCCACCGCGGGCCTGGTGCTGGCGGCCGGCTTCGAGACGACGGTCAACCTGCTCGGCAGCGGCATCGCCCTGCTCGCCGGCGACCCCGGGCAGCTCGCCGTGCTGCGCGAACGGCCGGAGCTGTGGGGCAACGCCGTCGAAGAGGTGCTCCGGTACGACCCGCCGGTACTGCTGACCGGACGCGTGGCCACGCGCGCCACCGAGGTCGCCGGGGTTCCGCTGCCGCGCGGGGCGCTGGTCACCACGGTGCTGGCCGGCGCCAACCGCGACCCCGGCGTGTTCGCCGATCCGGCGGTCTTCGACGTCACCCGGGCCGGCGCGCGCGACCACGTGTCGTTCGGCGCCGGCCGCCACCACTGCCTGGGTGCCTCCCTGGCGCGGATGGAGGGCGAGATCGGGCTGCGCACGATCTTCGACCGGTTCCCCGGCCTGCGCGTGCTGCCCGGCGGGCGCCGCCGCGACACGCGGATCCTGCGCGGCTACGAGAACCTGCCCGCGGTGCTCACGCCGTGACGACCCGGCGGGGCCGTCCGTCCCAGGGCGTCCTGTCGCGCGAACGGATCCTGCTCGCCGGGCTCGCGCTCGTCGACGAGGAGGGCCTGGAGGCGGTGAGCATGCGCAAGCTGGCGCGGCGGCTCGGCGTCGACCCGATGAGCCTGTACAACCACGTCGACGGCAAGGACGCGCTGCTCGACGGGATCGCCGAGGTGCTGCTCGCCGCGATCCCCGGGCCGCCGGCGGAGGCGGACCTGCGCGAGACGATGTCGGCGCTGGCGCACGGGTTCCGGAACGCGCTGCTCGGCCAC belongs to Amycolatopsis tolypomycina and includes:
- a CDS encoding DUF998 domain-containing protein, which encodes MVTFPARRVSVAISLTGIAALVLGAGLVLLLQVIPPTDEISVTRRTISEYGLSDHKWVFDLAVLLVAAGSAAGLLVLHRQGRLPAPAAILGTLWTVGLLVIVAFPKPDWATVSRADFGGTLHRIASVVAFVALPLAVLVAARAAFPASPGRRWLARVLALVSLGWFAVILGAVVVAATSDGRWWTLIPLGLVERGMALTELVALGVLFAPVGERSRQPR
- a CDS encoding cytochrome P450, with amino-acid sequence MTGALAWTKPVVRWGLGHALPRTVLRREAKRGDLQGRMVVAAAEGRDLTTLFEEIRDVGPLARTRFGWMTTTHAAVREVLSSEDFRVGVLGSDGSALGRLVEWSAGEHLHPVRPPSLLAVNPPEHTRYRKLVTGVFTVRAVEQLRGRVQEIADGLLDELDPARPLDLVESYCGLLPVTVISEILGVPPSDLGKVLSLGAAAAPSLDLGLGWRTFRDVETALAEFDTWLGEHLDHLRRHPGDDLFSKLVAARDGGVGLTETELKSTAGLVLAAGFETTVNLLGSGIALLAGDPGQLAVLRERPELWGNAVEEVLRYDPPVLLTGRVATRATEVAGVPLPRGALVTTVLAGANRDPGVFADPAVFDVTRAGARDHVSFGAGRHHCLGASLARMEGEIGLRTIFDRFPGLRVLPGGRRRDTRILRGYENLPAVLTP